In Daucus carota subsp. sativus chromosome 4, DH1 v3.0, whole genome shotgun sequence, one DNA window encodes the following:
- the LOC108203997 gene encoding chromatin remodeling protein EBS-like, producing the protein MRPEDNEPPYIARVLSRIHNQIRIAYYYRPKDTVHKRRLFFGKKELFESNNLDVQSAETVIGKCIVHSFDDYTKLDPVHDEDYFSPFKYDYTNKTYTPHPVQLYCKCELPYNPDEWMLHCDKCKDRSKTLGACRYHPACVKMTTVQAEKLKNYLCDDCVPE; encoded by the exons ATGAGACCTGAGGATAATGAGCCACCCTATATTGCTCGTGTCTTAAGCCGGATTCATAATCAGATCAGAATAGCATACTACTACAGGCCCAAGGACACGGTTCACAAGAGGAGACTGTTTTTTGGGAAAAAGGAGTTGTTTGAGAGTAATAACCTGGATGTTCAAAGTGCTGAAACCGTTATAGGAAAGTGCATTGTGCACTCGTTCGATGACTACACCAAGCTTGATCCTGTCCATGATGAGGATTACTTCTCTCCTTTTAAGTATGACTATACCAATAAAACATACACTCCTCATCCTGTTCAATT GTACTGCAAATGCGAGCTTCCTTATAATCCAGATGAATGGATGCTACATTGTGATAAGTGCAAAGACCG ATCAAAAACTTTAGGGGCATGCAG GTACCATCCCGCTTGTGTGAAGATGACAACTGTCCAAGCAGAGAAGCTAAAGAACTATTTGTGTGATGATTGTGTTCCTGAATAA
- the LOC135152115 gene encoding uncharacterized protein LOC135152115 produces the protein MPPRRRVGTRGHPTESGSQSSNNQERTDPNEFDHENYEEEEAEETPVEGAPGANPMEQFMNLLRQNLAQPPQPHPPPGPNMAVANAFKAFKSLKPPELLGTADPVEAKAWLKEMEKFFELMGTGAAQKTIFATYLLKGEANYWWEAKRGMEPAGVVTWERFTELFLEKYFPRFMESQMELKFLELKQENMSVAEYEAKFTELSRFVPEFVNTEAKRARRFQLGLKQWIQNRVSMLEINDYATLVQKASIVEAGSEQSLKNKEVKKRKFDSRGKSSFGGSFSSKMARGTVSQPTKNTGFRRAESVSVGQSGRQGGMSHFSQSRPPLPDCKTCGKRHLGECTLKSVACYKCNKTGHYSNNCPQGGPKCFECGKMGHMKKNCPSANPAGSRISGAASNRPPTARTFNMTVQDAVRHTDVIAGTLLLNSTRANKLFDSGATRSFISRDFASRLNLKAELLKESLTVEIANQELIPVSQIHLDCNLEIEGENFQVNLIPFKLGEFDVILGMDWLARNGAHIDCEKKKIYLKKSEKKKIVFKGQRQNKKYLTMAQTNRLLRRGCEAYLAHVIDTKREFPKIQDILVVNEFEDVFPTDLPRLPPDREIEFAIDLAPGTAPVSKAPYRLAPVEMKELATQLQE, from the coding sequence ATGCCTCCGCGACGGAGAGTAGGTACTAGAGGCCACCCAACCGAATCAGGTAGCCAAAGCAGTAATAACCAAGAGCGGACTGACCCCAATGAGTTCGACCATGAGAACTACGAAGAGGAAGAGGCGGAGGAAACCCCAGTAGAAGGAGCCCCAGGGGCAAACCCTATGGAGCAATTCATGAACTTGCTCCGACAGAATCTCGCCCAGCCACCTCAACCACACCCACCACCTGGACCTAACATGGCAGTAGCAAATGCCTTTAAGGCTTTCAAATCCCTTAAGCCCCCAGAGTTGCTAGGGACTGCAGACCCAGTCGAGGCAAAAGCCTGGTTAAAAGAAATGGAGAAATTCTTTGAGTTAATGGGCACTGGAGCCGCCCAAAAGACCATCTTTGCCACCTACCTACTGAAAGGGGAGGCCAACTATTGGTGGGAAGCCAAAAGGGGTATGGAACCAGCCGGAGTAGTAACTTGGGAAAGGTTCACCGAATTGTTCTTGGAAAAATACTTCCCAAGGTTCATGGAGTCCCAGATGGAGCTCAAGTTCCTTGAACTGAAACAAGAAAATATGTCGGTGGCTGAGTATGAGGCCAAGTTTACGGAACTATCAAGGTTTGTGCCTGAATTTGTCAATACTGAGGCCAAGCGAGCTCGAAGGTTTCAACTAGGTTTAAAGCAGTGGATCCAGAATAGGGTGTCGATGCTTGAGATTAATGACTACGCCACCCTAGTGCAGAAGGCATCGATTGTGGAAGCTGGTAGTGAGCAATCGCTGAAGAACAAGGAAGTAAAGAAAAGGAAGTTTGATAGCCGGGGAAAAAGTTCTTTTGGTGGGAGTTTTTCTAGTAAGATGGCAAGAGGGACGGTGTCACAACCAACAAAGAACACGGGATTCAGGAGAGCTGAGAGCGTAAGCGTGGGCCAGAGTGGCAGGCAGGGAGGGATGTCTCACTTTAGTCAGTCCCGACCTCCGCTCCCTGATTGTAAAACTTGTGGCAAAAGACACCTGGGCGAATGCACCCTAAAATCTGTGGCGTGCTACAAGTGTAACAAGACTGGGCATTACTCAAACAACTGCCCCCAAGGGGGACCCAAGTGTTTTGAATGCGGAAAGATGGGGCACATGAAGAAGAACTGCCCCTCAGCAAATCCTGCCGGCTCGAGAATCAGCGGGGCCGCCTCTAACAGACCCCCAACTGCTAGGACCTTCAACATGACGGTGCAAGATGCTGTGAGGCACACAGATGTGATAGCAGGTACTCTCTTGCTAAATTCGACTCgtgcaaataaattatttgactcTGGAGCTACCAGGTCTTTCATATCTAGGGATTTTGCATCTAGATTAAACCTTAAAGCTGAATTGTTAAAAGAGTCATTAACGGTAGAGATAGCTAATCAGGAATTAATTCCTGTCAGTCAAATACATCTAGATTGCAACCTAGAGATAGAAGGAGAAAATTTTCAGGTAAACTTGATCCCTTTCAAACTAGGAGAATTTGATGTCATTCTAGGAATGGATTGGCTAGCCAGAAATGGAGCACATATAGATTGCGAAAAGAAAAAGATTTATTTGAAAAAGTCCGAAAAGAAGAAGATAGTGTTTAAGGGACAAAGGCAAAACAAGAAATATCTAACCATGGCACAAACAAATCGGTTACTACGAAGAGGGTGTGAGGCTTACCTAGCTCATGTGATCGATACCAAAAGAGAGTTCCCTAAAATTCAAGATATTCTCGTGGTAAACGAATTCGAGGATGTATTCCCAACTGACCTTCCCAGATTACCCCCTGACCGAGAGATAGAGTTTGCAATTGACTTAGCTCCAGGAACTGCACCTGTCTCTAAGGCCCCGTATCGACTAGCTCCCGTGGAGATGAAGGAGTTAGCCACTCAGCTACAAGAATAG